One Prunus dulcis chromosome 7, ALMONDv2, whole genome shotgun sequence DNA segment encodes these proteins:
- the LOC117636013 gene encoding proline-rich receptor-like protein kinase PERK4 isoform X2 codes for MSSDSAPSPDSTSPPSPDSSSSSPSPKESPKESSPAKPPSSPPPSAPPPSSPPPSSPPPSSPPPPKDSTPPPKGSSSSPPPKAASSSPPPPKEANPASSPPPPKEQAAKSPPAVPTPPAAVTEANDTAAATTPPHARPKTSPTGALSPPSHGSSTPSTDSSDEDSSSSTDNKGKIAGVAIGASLVIIALLVVCVVCIRRKRRKRREMQYYGDPADHHKGGGGYYNNTQQQNWHDMNNPQGDHVVRLNNQAPGGGAWPSGPPPLSVEASTNFSGPRGAPLPPPSPTMSLGFNKSTFTYDELAAATNGFSEANLLGQGGFGYVHKGVLPNGKEVAVKSLKSGSGQGEREFAAEVEIISRVHHRHLVSLVGYCIAGGQRMLVYEFVENKTMEYHLHGKGLPPMDWPTRLRIAVGSAKGLAYLHEDCHPKIIHRDIKSANILLDFNFEAMVADFGLAKLSSDNYTHVSTRVMGTFGYLAPEYASSGKLTEKSDVFSFGVMLLELITGKRPVDPSNAMDDSLVDWARPLLNRSLEEGNNLELVDIRLDNNFNLQEMARMVACAAASIRHSARKRPKMSQIVRALEGDVSLDDLNEGTKPGQSSMFNATTGGGSSDYDTQAYNADMKKFRKLALSSQEFGSSEFGTSSNDSREMSGTPKNPKQQLL; via the exons ATGTCTTCTGATAGTGCTCCGTCCCCGGATAGCACTTCACCACCATCACCAGACTCCTCCTCGTCATCGCCGTCTCCAAAGGAATCCCCAAAGGAATCATCTCCCGCGAAACCGCCCTcgtcaccaccaccatcagcACCGCCACCGTCATCTCCGCCGCCGTCATCACCTCCACCATCATCTCCGCCACCTCCAAAGGACTCGACGCCACCTCCCAAGGGTTCCTCATCGTCACCTCCACCGAAAGCGGCATCCTCCTCGCCACCTCCGCCAAAGGAAGCGAACCCAGCCAGTTCGCCTCCTCCTCCAAAGGAGCAGGCGGCAAAATCACCGCCGGCTGTGCCGACACCTCCAGCGGCTGTTACTGAAGCAAATGATACGGCTGCCGCTACAACACCTCCACACGCGCGTCCTAAGACTTCTCCCACTGGTGCACTATCGCCGCCGTCACATGGAAGCAGCACCCCATCAACAGATAGCTCTGATGAAGACAGCTCATCATCAACGGATAATAAAGGTAAGATAGCCGGAGTGGCTATTGGGGCGTCATTGGTTATAATTGCCTTGCTCGTGGTGTGCGTGGTTTGCATCAGAAGGAAGAGGAGAAAGCGTCGTGAAATGCAGTACTATGGAGATCCTGCTGATCATCACAAAG GCGGTGGTGGCTATTACAACAATACACAGCAACAAAATTGGCATGACATGAATAATCCACAAGGAGACCATGTGGTGAGGCTAAACAACCAAGCACCTGGTGGTGGTGCCTGGCCTTCGGGGCCACCTCCGCTGAGTGTCGAAGCGAGCACCAATTTCTCAGGACCCCGGGGGGCGCCATTGCCACCTCCTTCGCCAACAATGTCACTTGGGTTCAACAAGAGCACCTTCACTTACGATGAGCTTGCAGCTGCCACCAATGGGTTTTCAGAGGCGAATTTGTTGGGTCAGGGCGGGTTCGGGTATGTGCACAAAGGTGTCTTGCCCAATGGGAAAGAGGTTGCAGTGAAAAGTCTCAAGTCGGGCAGTGGTCAAGGAGAACGAGAATTTGCGGCCGAGGTGGAGATCATTAGCCGAGTTCATCATCGGCATCTTGTGTCGCTGGTTGGATATTGTATTGCTGGTGGGCAGAGAATGCTGGTCTATGAATTtgttgaaaacaaaaccatggAATATCACTTGCATG GAAAGGGTCTTCCACCTATGGACTGGCCAACTAGGCTTCGAATTGCGGTTGGGTCTGCCAAAGGGCTTGCATACCTTCATGAAGATT GCCACCCGAAAATCATCCATCGTGATATTAAATCTGCTAACATTCTCCTTGATTTCAACTTTGAAGCCATG GTTGCTGATTTTGGGTTGGCCAAGTTGTCTTCTGACAATTACACCCACGTGTCTACACGAGTTATGGGAACTTTCGG GTATTTGGCTCCAGAATATGCATCAAGTGGAAAATTGACAGAGAAATCAGATGTTTTCTCATTTGGGGTCATGCTCCTGGAACTCATAACTGGAAAGCGACCAGTGGATCCTTCAAATGCAATGGACGACAGCTTAGTTGACTGG GCTCGACCACTTCTCAACCGTTCACTAGAGGAAGGCAATAATTTGGAGCTAGTTGACATCCGCTTGGACAATAACTTCAACCTTCAGGAGATGGCACGCATGGTCGCCTGCGCTGCTGCAAGTATCCGTCACTCTGCTAGAAAGCGCCCGAAGATGAGCCAG ATTGTACGTGCACTCGAAGGAGATGTGTCACTAGATGACTTGAATGAGGGGACAAAACCAGGGCAGAGCTCCATGTTCAACGCCACCACCGGCGGAGGAAGCTCGGACTACGACACGCAGGCATACAATGCAGACATGAAGAAGTTCAGAAAGTTGGCCTTGTCAAGCCAGGAGTTTGGGAGCAGTGAGTTTGGGACTTCAAGTAATGACTCCAGAGAAATGTCTGGCACACCCAAGAACCCAAAGCAGCAACTCCTTTAA
- the LOC117636013 gene encoding proline-rich receptor-like protein kinase PERK4 isoform X1, with translation MLLSLLGSTFYMGSSIIEASSYGRGEVVLGRRLIKRRIMSSDSAPSPDSTSPPSPDSSSSSPSPKESPKESSPAKPPSSPPPSAPPPSSPPPSSPPPSSPPPPKDSTPPPKGSSSSPPPKAASSSPPPPKEANPASSPPPPKEQAAKSPPAVPTPPAAVTEANDTAAATTPPHARPKTSPTGALSPPSHGSSTPSTDSSDEDSSSSTDNKGKIAGVAIGASLVIIALLVVCVVCIRRKRRKRREMQYYGDPADHHKGGGGYYNNTQQQNWHDMNNPQGDHVVRLNNQAPGGGAWPSGPPPLSVEASTNFSGPRGAPLPPPSPTMSLGFNKSTFTYDELAAATNGFSEANLLGQGGFGYVHKGVLPNGKEVAVKSLKSGSGQGEREFAAEVEIISRVHHRHLVSLVGYCIAGGQRMLVYEFVENKTMEYHLHGKGLPPMDWPTRLRIAVGSAKGLAYLHEDCHPKIIHRDIKSANILLDFNFEAMVADFGLAKLSSDNYTHVSTRVMGTFGYLAPEYASSGKLTEKSDVFSFGVMLLELITGKRPVDPSNAMDDSLVDWARPLLNRSLEEGNNLELVDIRLDNNFNLQEMARMVACAAASIRHSARKRPKMSQIVRALEGDVSLDDLNEGTKPGQSSMFNATTGGGSSDYDTQAYNADMKKFRKLALSSQEFGSSEFGTSSNDSREMSGTPKNPKQQLL, from the exons ATGTTGTTATCTCTTCTTGGTAGCACATTTTACAT GGGGTCTTCAATCATTGAGGCGAGCAGTTACGGGAGAGGTGAAGTGGTACTTGGCCGGAGGTTGATCAAGAGACGAATAATGTCTTCTGATAGTGCTCCGTCCCCGGATAGCACTTCACCACCATCACCAGACTCCTCCTCGTCATCGCCGTCTCCAAAGGAATCCCCAAAGGAATCATCTCCCGCGAAACCGCCCTcgtcaccaccaccatcagcACCGCCACCGTCATCTCCGCCGCCGTCATCACCTCCACCATCATCTCCGCCACCTCCAAAGGACTCGACGCCACCTCCCAAGGGTTCCTCATCGTCACCTCCACCGAAAGCGGCATCCTCCTCGCCACCTCCGCCAAAGGAAGCGAACCCAGCCAGTTCGCCTCCTCCTCCAAAGGAGCAGGCGGCAAAATCACCGCCGGCTGTGCCGACACCTCCAGCGGCTGTTACTGAAGCAAATGATACGGCTGCCGCTACAACACCTCCACACGCGCGTCCTAAGACTTCTCCCACTGGTGCACTATCGCCGCCGTCACATGGAAGCAGCACCCCATCAACAGATAGCTCTGATGAAGACAGCTCATCATCAACGGATAATAAAGGTAAGATAGCCGGAGTGGCTATTGGGGCGTCATTGGTTATAATTGCCTTGCTCGTGGTGTGCGTGGTTTGCATCAGAAGGAAGAGGAGAAAGCGTCGTGAAATGCAGTACTATGGAGATCCTGCTGATCATCACAAAG GCGGTGGTGGCTATTACAACAATACACAGCAACAAAATTGGCATGACATGAATAATCCACAAGGAGACCATGTGGTGAGGCTAAACAACCAAGCACCTGGTGGTGGTGCCTGGCCTTCGGGGCCACCTCCGCTGAGTGTCGAAGCGAGCACCAATTTCTCAGGACCCCGGGGGGCGCCATTGCCACCTCCTTCGCCAACAATGTCACTTGGGTTCAACAAGAGCACCTTCACTTACGATGAGCTTGCAGCTGCCACCAATGGGTTTTCAGAGGCGAATTTGTTGGGTCAGGGCGGGTTCGGGTATGTGCACAAAGGTGTCTTGCCCAATGGGAAAGAGGTTGCAGTGAAAAGTCTCAAGTCGGGCAGTGGTCAAGGAGAACGAGAATTTGCGGCCGAGGTGGAGATCATTAGCCGAGTTCATCATCGGCATCTTGTGTCGCTGGTTGGATATTGTATTGCTGGTGGGCAGAGAATGCTGGTCTATGAATTtgttgaaaacaaaaccatggAATATCACTTGCATG GAAAGGGTCTTCCACCTATGGACTGGCCAACTAGGCTTCGAATTGCGGTTGGGTCTGCCAAAGGGCTTGCATACCTTCATGAAGATT GCCACCCGAAAATCATCCATCGTGATATTAAATCTGCTAACATTCTCCTTGATTTCAACTTTGAAGCCATG GTTGCTGATTTTGGGTTGGCCAAGTTGTCTTCTGACAATTACACCCACGTGTCTACACGAGTTATGGGAACTTTCGG GTATTTGGCTCCAGAATATGCATCAAGTGGAAAATTGACAGAGAAATCAGATGTTTTCTCATTTGGGGTCATGCTCCTGGAACTCATAACTGGAAAGCGACCAGTGGATCCTTCAAATGCAATGGACGACAGCTTAGTTGACTGG GCTCGACCACTTCTCAACCGTTCACTAGAGGAAGGCAATAATTTGGAGCTAGTTGACATCCGCTTGGACAATAACTTCAACCTTCAGGAGATGGCACGCATGGTCGCCTGCGCTGCTGCAAGTATCCGTCACTCTGCTAGAAAGCGCCCGAAGATGAGCCAG ATTGTACGTGCACTCGAAGGAGATGTGTCACTAGATGACTTGAATGAGGGGACAAAACCAGGGCAGAGCTCCATGTTCAACGCCACCACCGGCGGAGGAAGCTCGGACTACGACACGCAGGCATACAATGCAGACATGAAGAAGTTCAGAAAGTTGGCCTTGTCAAGCCAGGAGTTTGGGAGCAGTGAGTTTGGGACTTCAAGTAATGACTCCAGAGAAATGTCTGGCACACCCAAGAACCCAAAGCAGCAACTCCTTTAA
- the LOC117634846 gene encoding F-box protein At5g07610-like: MATSVDSKEHSTGNSEEGDLSDDSGQEYPPSPVHEEKVVDGYDVFHGSPNDRKRIALVVDYSEFPGPKRFKQNIEIKDVVTEHVLPFLPAKSLFRLRAVSKEWDELITSPFFIHQQSHHFRDISGLFCQLPGDAPFFVSLNGDAYGVPSPSLSFLPEPVTVRTSCNGLLCCQSCNGENTYYICNPATKDWRALPKSNLYHGPEPALALAFEPSVLNFAAHYQLICAFSLTDHPVICFEIFSSRSSSWRLADTECCELDASKLNGDGLFMKGVAFWETSAGDILAFDLNEEQYGILSLPLGSGPHGALAEMHGELCYILPHRRGYEYNLDIYGDMDMNLKHSISLDGDFFSEFTEKMRALACVNSDVVIVNIGRILIAYDVKAGKAEVLRSGTGTDDGCVRYLPYVNSLVHVH; the protein is encoded by the exons ATGGCGACTTCTGTGGACAGTAAGGAGCATAGTACTGGGAATTCTGAAGAAGGTGATCTATCTGATGACAGTGGACAAGAATATCCACCATCTCCGGTTCATGAGGAGAAGGTTGTGGATGGCTATGATGTG TTTCACGGATCTCCAAATGACAGAAAAAGGATTGCTCTTGTTGTTGACTATTCTGAATTTCCTGGACCCAAAAGGTTCAAGCAGAACATAGAGATCAAAGATGTTGTAACAGAGCAtgttcttcctttccttcctGCCAAATCACTTTTCAGGCTCAGAGCTGTTAGCAAAGAGTGGGATGAGTTGATTACCAGTCCTTTTTTCATTCACCAGCAATCTCATCACTTCCGGGACATCTCTGGTCTGTTTTGTCAACTCCCTGGTGATGCGCCTTTCTTCGTGTCTCTTAATGGTGATGCTTATGGCGTTCCCAGTCCTTCCCTCAGTTTCTTGCCTGAACCAGTTACTGTCAGAACCAGTTGCAATGGTCTGCTTTGCTGCCAAAGCTGCAATGGAGAAAATACCTACTATATTTGCAACCCTGCTACCAAGGATTGGAGAGCGCTTCCCAAGTCAAACTTGTATCATGGCCCTGAACCAGCCCTAGCTCTAGCCTTTGAGCCTTCTGTCCTGAACTTTGCAGCACATTATCAACTTATTTGTGCTTTCTCTTTAACTGATCATCCGGTTATCTGTTTCGAAATATTCTCTTCGAGGTCATCCTCATGGAGACTTGCTGACACGGAATGCTGTGAGCTGGATGCTTCGAAGCTGAATGGCGATGGACTCTTTATGAAGGGTGTAGCCTTCTGGGAAACTTCTGCTGGGGACATTTTGGCTTTTGATTTGAATGAGGAGCAATATGGTATTCTGTCACTCCCTCTCGGCAGCGGACCACATGGTGCTTTGGCAGAGATGCACGGGGAGCTCTGTTACATTCTGCCTCATCGAAGGGGCTATGAGTACAACCTGGACATCTATGGTGATATGGACATGAATCTGAAGCATAGTATTTCTCTTGATGGTGATTTTTTCAGCGAATTTACTGAGAAGATGAGGGCTCTGGCTTGCGTCAATAGTGATGTGGTGATAGTTAATATTGGAAGGATACTGATTGCCTATGATGTGAAAGCAGGGAAGGCTGAAGTGCTAAGAAGTGGAACCGGGACTGATGATGGATGTGTGAGGTACCTTCCATATGTGAACAGCCTTGTACACGTGCATTAA